AAGAAAAAGGATTGTATTATGCCATGTGGAGACAGCAAATTGGAGAAAGGAAAATTGCTGAAACACTTATTTAAAAGGATGGAAGTTAGATGATGGAAGCTGGAGGCTTTTATGATTGATAATAAAATTACCCCGAAAGTTGATTTCGGGGTATTATTTTTTAAGAAACTTATGAAAAAATTAATCTTTTTTTCTAACCGTTCTCTGTTCAATTCTTTTTTCAAATTTTTCTCCCTGAAAAATTCTTTGGATCATAATTCCCGGAATGTGAATTTGGTTAGGATCTAATTCTCCCGGTTCTACCAATTCCTCAACTTCCGCAACGGTAATTTTTCCTGCTCCAGCCATCGGATGATTGAAATTTCTTGCCGACCCTTTGAAGATCAGATTTCCGGCATGATCGCCCTTCCAAGCTTTTACGATTGCATAATCTGCTTCGTAAGCGTGTTCTAAAATATGAGGTTTTCCTTTAAAATCTTTTACTTCTTTCCCTTCCGCCACTTCAGTTCCGAAACCTGCAGGTGTATAAAACGCAGGAATTCCCGCCTGTGCCGCTCTGCATTTTTCTGCTAAAGTTCCCTGTGGAGTCAGTTCAACTTCCAATTCTCCCGAAAGCATCTGTCTTTCAAACTCAGCATTTTCTCCCACATAAGAAGAAATCATCTTCTTGATCTGTCTTTTGTGAAGCAATAAACCCAACCCGAAATCATCCACTCCTGCATTGTTTGAGATACACGTAAGATCTTTCACATCGCTCTCTACCAAAGCATTGATTGAATTTTCGGGAATACCGCAAAGTCCAAATCCGCCCAACATCAACGTCATTCCATCCTGAATTCCTTCGATGGCTTCCTTTGCATTTTTTACTCTTTTATCTATCATGAAATATTAGATTTTCTGTTGGCTTAAATTTAATAATTTTTCTCATATATCTGATATTTCACAAGTCGACCCGTAAAAACAGCAACGTAAATTTCTTAGTGGTTAGATTTTTATGGCAATAGAATAAAGGCATGATGGAGCTATACAACTCAGGCCGTAAGTCGTTTGCTCATTAAAAATGCCAGATCAGTAAATCACGAATGTATAAGTTTGTGCCAGATCTCTGTATTTTTTGGTGATTATCATCTAACTTTTTATACATTTGGTAATCATAGATCATGCTCCCTCCTCCCTTGGGCATAGAGAGCATAAAAATTAACCCTCATTAATTAATAAACAAATGAAACAGGAAAATTTCAACAAAATCGGAGATGCATTTTATGTACTCTGCAGACTATCCATTGGTCTCTTCTTCTTTCTTACCGGATTTAACAAACTCTTTCACCCGGTATTTCAGGGATACATGTTAAAGACAATAACCAGTTTGGGATTCAGCAATCCACAGTTCATGGCTCATTTTGTTGCCGCCAACGAAATGGTCTGGGGACTTTTATTACTGATTGGTCTCTTCACGCGATTCAG
The sequence above is a segment of the Chryseobacterium sp. MYb264 genome. Coding sequences within it:
- a CDS encoding CoA transferase subunit A translates to MIDKRVKNAKEAIEGIQDGMTLMLGGFGLCGIPENSINALVESDVKDLTCISNNAGVDDFGLGLLLHKRQIKKMISSYVGENAEFERQMLSGELEVELTPQGTLAEKCRAAQAGIPAFYTPAGFGTEVAEGKEVKDFKGKPHILEHAYEADYAIVKAWKGDHAGNLIFKGSARNFNHPMAGAGKITVAEVEELVEPGELDPNQIHIPGIMIQRIFQGEKFEKRIEQRTVRKKD